A section of the Chryseobacterium ginsenosidimutans genome encodes:
- a CDS encoding DUF1569 domain-containing protein: MENVFDAKDAQNYIDRINNLTPETQGLWGKMAVDQMLAHCNVSYEMVYEPEKHKKPGSIAKFILKSFVKPKVVGEKAYSQNGPTAPQFIVSDRKNFEEEKKRLVGFIQKTQQLGASAFDGKESFSFGKLKSQEWNNMFAKHLNHHLAQFGV, from the coding sequence ATGGAAAACGTTTTTGATGCAAAAGATGCTCAGAATTACATTGATAGGATAAATAATCTTACACCTGAAACACAAGGCTTATGGGGTAAAATGGCCGTTGACCAAATGTTGGCGCACTGTAACGTTTCTTACGAAATGGTGTACGAGCCGGAAAAACATAAAAAGCCGGGATCAATTGCAAAGTTCATTTTAAAATCGTTCGTAAAGCCTAAAGTTGTTGGTGAAAAGGCATACTCTCAAAACGGACCGACTGCACCTCAGTTTATTGTTTCAGACAGAAAGAATTTTGAGGAAGAAAAAAAGAGACTGGTCGGGTTTATTCAAAAAACACAGCAATTGGGAGCTTCTGCTTTTGATGGTAAAGAATCTTTTTCTTTCGGAAAGCTGAAATCTCAGGAATGGAACAATATGTTTGCAAAACATCTGAATCATCATTTGGCACAATTCGGAGTTTAA
- a CDS encoding alpha-2-macroglobulin family protein: protein MKRFSKIFVLLLLLLSFSVVVAQKYYDEQWKKVAANSQKGAYKSNLPIILDIQKQAMKENNILQLIHSLKAEFSIVNQTSDDDKNNSVSQFFKKLQDAEKQLKGEDKILYDVLLNGFFLDYYREHSWEINGRTNISSQDVSQIETWSKLDFKNYLIKNYQELDQQKGEMRKISLKKYENVFSNNEYISYFPTLLDWYFTKKIVFLTSNNIFTKNELDENHIKINAIYDELTAQNTGNAKLYFMDKKLQDNCNFNQCKDKLQQLQNLLKSEIQGDYKVMIVDEIAEDLISKNKEKEALEFINLAKTQYPKSPFIENIKNKEDQILNPSLNIKYEQQTQSNRPIHFIAEYKNISAFSINIYEVKDDMASFIQYAQNSYGDTFNKVKKNLVRKEAYKLDDPKDYKTHKTSLEIKSLPPGTYLAEYSVVGINDKDAEAEKDFYFLVSDNRIIFQTKTDRNQLSNELKLVNSENGKPVINENLTFYEFVANKTLSKVEGKTNDNGMFKFPVTENKEYYRTFLIRQPKTNDFQIMQVYGDRSVNNYSPNKETRSKAQIFTDRAIYRPGQTVYFKVINTQRDKEIESVITGLKQKITLTDTNGQEVSSQTFTTNEFGSYHGSFILPKGKLNGTFYLRTDENQGNKNIQVEEYKRPKFEVTFDSVKDEYKYGQTIELKGKAMMFSGVALSNTTVNYEIKKHNIRWRYFSWYPENDDNENSILGEAKTNEKGEFTIKLDLKKDEKLEGIQIDNYEINASVTDINGETQTADTELKVASVSHYIQADVIKNTFSDENVKVKVETKNYNEQILKKSYQVKLLKLESPDRIFRDNFKTEVQQDLPKFSKEEFISKFPHDFYDKNDETKNWKPQIISTKTEQSENLDLGKLEVGDYQLELYNIEGKDTIKTSQNFSVWNKNSLKANQKTFLTVLDPKKEFTRGEKAVIYIYSAIPDALLNVFVQDGSGKTVSEARQFKNGIVEYTIDIPKDKNVQALNVQFQVVAFNDVQTQSVNLTIKNSEQPLKIETITFRDKIQPNSKEKWSVKVLGNEKEKINAEVLANMYDMSLDKFVVNKFNWYSLYVPTSIVTSYDIRQYLLQKYYQKRLDYLPGDYVEAPDFNWFDINTIFYALQGKVAGVKVYSDSLPAPMAAAKMETSSKMKMQSMRVDDEAINIINSGRQLTEQEKKELTDGDGVLDKDDKRLENIPVRQNLNETAFFYPDLKTDFEGNVSFEFTSPEALTKWKLMFFAHTKDARATTLEKEVVTQKEFSVTPNYPRFLREGDELNLQSKLSNLTSKKLNGSASLQILDAFTNEDISSQFGLNSGVQNFDLNENGNSALTWKIKVPNNVSSIILKVVAKAGQYSDGEQKAVAILPNRMLVTDAVPVFVKEGETKTFELENLKNANSTTISNVSNTLELTTNPIWEIMFALPSLKNDQNNSADVIFNKWFADVVASEVFKANPKMKTIFEEYQNKGLLNSNLEKNQELKQLLLEETPWVLESKNETEQMAKLALLFDVNSMKNAINQDWDDFKKLQNPDGGFSWYQGYPSSYSTSLYILKNLGKINSWLKDNVKDYQSSEQNELVKTLVQYVDNEINKYSDIKKENVWNNWTLDYLDTRNYWEKQYPLKGKGATLKSLVKQKAKAVKITDFTFFGLHRAALLTSDYGLKDVSDKLMNYLKETSVDSKTQGVYWKQNLDDWGWFSSKVVNHAGALEAFNTLKPNDQKFIEDMKIWLITQKEVNSWGSSRGTSEVIFTILNSGKSWTGAESDKATIIWGGKELQQQTQATGYVKSTVKTDVLDKNLATVTVTKPGAGIVQGGLFWQYYEDLDKIKSSENYISITKELYKKIKTVNGEELQKISSETPLKVGDKITVRMILNTDRPMEFIHIKDMRAAGFEPVDVLSGYQWKNNLGYYQSTKDASTNFYIENMPKGKYVFEYDYVANASGKFSNGITTIQNYYAPQMNAHTKGTNVQISE, encoded by the coding sequence ATGAAAAGATTTTCCAAGATTTTTGTGCTTTTGCTTCTCCTGCTGAGCTTTTCAGTGGTTGTTGCTCAAAAATATTATGATGAGCAATGGAAGAAAGTAGCAGCAAATTCTCAAAAAGGTGCTTATAAATCTAATCTTCCGATAATTTTAGACATACAAAAACAAGCGATGAAAGAAAATAATATTTTGCAGCTTATTCATTCTCTAAAGGCGGAATTCAGTATCGTGAATCAAACTTCAGACGATGATAAAAACAATTCTGTAAGTCAGTTTTTTAAGAAATTGCAGGATGCTGAAAAACAATTGAAGGGAGAGGATAAAATTCTGTATGATGTTCTGTTGAATGGCTTTTTTCTGGATTATTATAGAGAACATTCATGGGAAATCAATGGGCGGACAAATATTAGTTCACAAGATGTTTCTCAAATTGAAACCTGGAGCAAACTTGATTTTAAAAATTATTTAATTAAAAACTATCAGGAACTCGATCAGCAAAAAGGTGAGATGAGAAAGATTTCTTTGAAAAAGTATGAAAATGTTTTTTCAAATAACGAATATATTTCTTATTTCCCGACTTTGCTGGATTGGTATTTTACAAAGAAAATTGTTTTCCTTACCAGTAATAATATTTTTACTAAAAATGAACTTGATGAAAATCATATTAAAATTAATGCGATTTATGATGAATTAACTGCTCAGAATACGGGTAATGCAAAATTGTATTTCATGGATAAAAAATTGCAGGATAACTGTAATTTTAATCAATGCAAAGATAAACTGCAGCAACTTCAAAACCTCCTGAAATCTGAAATACAAGGAGATTATAAAGTGATGATCGTGGATGAGATTGCAGAAGATTTGATTTCTAAAAATAAAGAAAAAGAAGCTCTTGAATTTATAAATCTGGCAAAAACTCAATATCCGAAATCTCCTTTTATTGAAAATATTAAAAATAAAGAAGACCAGATTCTTAATCCTTCTTTAAATATCAAATATGAACAGCAGACGCAAAGTAATCGGCCAATCCATTTTATAGCAGAATATAAAAACATTTCCGCTTTTTCGATTAATATTTATGAAGTAAAAGATGATATGGCATCATTTATACAATATGCCCAAAATTCTTATGGAGATACTTTTAATAAGGTTAAAAAGAATCTGGTAAGAAAAGAAGCGTATAAACTGGATGATCCTAAAGATTATAAAACGCACAAAACATCTTTGGAAATAAAATCTCTTCCGCCAGGAACTTATCTTGCCGAATATTCTGTAGTTGGAATAAATGATAAAGACGCTGAAGCTGAAAAGGATTTTTATTTTTTGGTTTCAGATAACAGAATTATTTTTCAGACCAAAACAGATAGAAATCAATTGTCAAATGAATTAAAGTTGGTTAATAGCGAAAACGGAAAACCTGTTATTAATGAAAATCTTACTTTTTATGAATTTGTTGCCAATAAAACTTTAAGCAAAGTTGAAGGAAAGACCAATGATAATGGTATGTTTAAATTTCCGGTAACTGAAAATAAAGAATATTACAGAACTTTCCTGATCCGACAGCCAAAAACGAATGATTTCCAGATCATGCAGGTGTATGGAGATCGAAGTGTTAACAATTACAGCCCCAACAAAGAAACTCGTAGTAAAGCTCAGATTTTTACGGACAGAGCAATATACAGACCGGGACAAACTGTTTATTTTAAAGTAATTAACACGCAGCGTGATAAAGAAATTGAATCTGTTATTACAGGATTAAAGCAAAAGATAACTTTAACGGATACAAACGGTCAGGAAGTTTCTTCGCAAACATTTACAACCAACGAGTTTGGTTCTTATCATGGGAGTTTTATTCTGCCAAAAGGTAAGTTGAATGGAACTTTTTATTTAAGAACTGATGAAAATCAAGGCAATAAAAATATCCAAGTTGAAGAATATAAAAGACCAAAGTTTGAAGTGACTTTTGATTCTGTAAAAGATGAATACAAATACGGACAAACGATCGAACTGAAAGGAAAAGCAATGATGTTTTCAGGGGTTGCCTTAAGTAATACGACGGTAAATTATGAAATAAAAAAGCATAATATCCGCTGGAGATATTTTAGTTGGTATCCGGAAAACGACGACAATGAAAACTCTATTCTTGGCGAAGCAAAAACGAATGAGAAAGGAGAATTTACGATTAAACTTGATCTTAAAAAAGATGAAAAGTTAGAGGGTATTCAGATTGATAATTATGAAATCAATGCTTCTGTTACAGATATCAACGGAGAAACGCAGACTGCGGATACAGAGTTAAAAGTGGCTTCAGTTTCTCATTATATACAAGCCGATGTAATTAAAAATACATTCTCTGATGAAAATGTAAAAGTAAAGGTTGAAACAAAAAATTATAACGAACAAATTCTTAAGAAATCGTATCAGGTAAAACTTTTAAAACTTGAATCACCCGATAGAATTTTTAGAGATAATTTTAAAACAGAAGTACAACAGGATTTACCGAAATTTTCAAAAGAGGAGTTCATCAGTAAATTTCCACACGACTTTTATGATAAAAATGATGAAACTAAAAATTGGAAACCTCAGATAATTTCAACAAAAACCGAGCAATCTGAAAACTTAGATTTAGGAAAATTAGAGGTAGGAGATTATCAGCTCGAATTGTATAATATTGAAGGCAAAGACACAATAAAAACATCTCAAAACTTCAGTGTTTGGAATAAGAATTCTTTAAAAGCAAATCAAAAAACTTTCCTTACGGTTTTAGATCCTAAAAAAGAATTTACGAGAGGAGAGAAAGCTGTAATTTATATTTACTCAGCAATTCCGGACGCTTTACTGAATGTTTTTGTTCAGGACGGATCGGGAAAAACGGTTTCTGAAGCTCGTCAATTTAAAAACGGAATTGTAGAATACACGATAGACATTCCTAAAGATAAAAATGTACAGGCTTTGAATGTACAGTTTCAGGTGGTGGCTTTTAATGATGTTCAGACACAATCTGTAAACCTTACGATAAAAAACTCCGAACAGCCTTTAAAAATTGAAACCATTACTTTTAGAGATAAAATTCAGCCGAATTCGAAAGAAAAATGGTCTGTAAAAGTCTTAGGAAACGAGAAAGAGAAAATCAATGCAGAGGTTTTAGCCAATATGTATGATATGTCTCTGGATAAATTTGTTGTCAATAAGTTTAACTGGTACAGTTTATATGTTCCGACTTCGATTGTAACCTCTTATGACATCAGACAATATCTTCTTCAGAAATATTATCAGAAAAGATTGGATTATTTACCTGGAGATTATGTAGAAGCTCCTGATTTTAATTGGTTTGATATAAATACTATATTTTATGCTTTGCAAGGAAAAGTGGCGGGAGTAAAGGTTTATAGTGATTCTCTTCCAGCTCCGATGGCAGCAGCAAAAATGGAGACATCATCAAAAATGAAGATGCAATCTATGAGAGTAGACGATGAAGCAATTAATATTATAAACTCGGGAAGACAATTAACTGAACAAGAGAAAAAAGAATTAACTGATGGAGATGGTGTATTGGATAAAGATGATAAGCGTTTGGAAAATATTCCAGTCCGTCAGAATCTAAACGAAACCGCCTTCTTTTATCCAGACTTAAAAACCGATTTCGAAGGAAATGTAAGCTTCGAATTCACTTCTCCGGAAGCCTTAACAAAATGGAAATTAATGTTCTTTGCTCACACAAAAGATGCAAGAGCTACAACATTGGAAAAAGAAGTGGTGACACAAAAAGAATTCTCAGTAACTCCGAATTATCCAAGATTTTTAAGAGAAGGCGATGAGCTGAACCTTCAATCAAAACTATCAAACTTAACGAGCAAAAAATTAAACGGATCAGCAAGCTTACAAATATTAGATGCTTTCACCAATGAAGATATTTCGTCTCAATTTGGATTAAATTCAGGCGTTCAGAATTTTGATTTAAATGAAAACGGAAACTCAGCGTTGACTTGGAAAATAAAAGTTCCGAACAACGTTTCTTCAATTATTTTAAAAGTTGTGGCAAAAGCTGGTCAATATTCTGATGGAGAACAAAAAGCGGTGGCAATTTTACCTAACAGAATGCTGGTTACGGATGCCGTTCCGGTTTTCGTAAAAGAGGGTGAGACAAAAACTTTTGAACTAGAAAATCTTAAAAATGCCAATTCTACAACGATTTCTAACGTTTCAAATACGCTGGAATTGACAACCAATCCAATTTGGGAAATCATGTTTGCACTTCCAAGTCTTAAAAATGATCAGAATAATTCTGCAGATGTGATCTTCAATAAATGGTTTGCCGATGTTGTCGCTTCAGAAGTTTTTAAAGCAAATCCGAAGATGAAAACAATTTTCGAAGAATATCAAAATAAAGGATTATTAAACTCAAATCTTGAAAAAAACCAGGAATTGAAACAGCTTTTACTGGAAGAAACTCCTTGGGTTTTAGAAAGTAAAAATGAAACAGAGCAAATGGCGAAATTAGCATTGTTGTTTGATGTTAATTCAATGAAAAATGCGATCAATCAAGATTGGGACGATTTCAAAAAACTGCAAAATCCGGATGGTGGTTTCTCTTGGTATCAAGGTTATCCTAGTTCGTATTCGACTTCGCTTTATATCCTGAAAAACTTAGGGAAAATCAATTCTTGGCTAAAAGATAATGTGAAGGATTATCAAAGTTCAGAACAAAATGAATTGGTTAAAACACTGGTTCAATATGTAGATAACGAGATCAATAAATATTCGGATATTAAGAAAGAAAATGTCTGGAATAACTGGACGCTGGATTATCTTGACACCCGAAATTATTGGGAAAAACAATATCCGTTAAAAGGAAAAGGTGCAACATTGAAATCTTTAGTAAAACAAAAAGCAAAAGCAGTAAAAATTACAGATTTTACGTTCTTCGGATTGCATCGCGCGGCTTTATTAACGAGCGATTATGGTTTGAAAGATGTTTCAGATAAATTGATGAATTACTTAAAAGAAACTTCCGTAGATTCAAAAACTCAGGGCGTTTACTGGAAACAGAACCTTGATGATTGGGGTTGGTTCAGTTCAAAAGTTGTGAATCATGCAGGGGCTTTAGAGGCTTTCAATACATTAAAACCAAACGACCAGAAATTCATCGAAGACATGAAAATCTGGTTGATTACCCAAAAAGAAGTGAATTCCTGGGGAAGTTCAAGAGGAACTTCGGAAGTGATTTTTACCATCTTGAATTCAGGAAAATCTTGGACGGGTGCTGAAAGTGACAAAGCAACCATCATTTGGGGCGGAAAAGAATTGCAACAGCAGACTCAGGCAACAGGTTATGTGAAATCAACTGTGAAAACTGATGTTCTAGATAAAAATTTAGCAACGGTTACTGTAACAAAACCAGGTGCAGGAATTGTTCAGGGAGGATTATTCTGGCAGTATTATGAAGACCTGGATAAGATAAAATCTTCTGAGAATTATATATCAATAACGAAAGAATTGTACAAAAAGATTAAAACGGTAAATGGAGAAGAACTGCAAAAAATATCTTCTGAAACTCCATTGAAAGTTGGTGATAAAATCACTGTAAGAATGATTTTAAATACGGATCGTCCGATGGAATTTATCCATATTAAAGATATGAGAGCTGCAGGATTTGAGCCTGTTGATGTGCTTTCTGGCTATCAGTGGAAAAATAATTTAGGCTATTATCAGTCTACAAAAGATGCTTCAACCAACTTTTACATCGAAAATATGCCAAAAGGAAAATATGTGTTTGAATACGATTATGTTGCAAATGCATCCGGAAAATTCTCTAATGGAATTACAACAATACAGAATTATTATGCACCACAAATGAATGCCCATACAAAAGGCACGAATGTTCAGATTTCGGAATAA
- the recF gene encoding DNA replication/repair protein RecF (All proteins in this family for which functions are known are DNA-binding proteins that assist the filamentation of RecA onto DNA for the initiation of recombination or recombinational repair.): MIIKKLSLYNFKNHSEKKFEFSPQINCFVGNNGVGKTNILDALHYLSVGKSFLGNTDFNNIKTDEDFFTIDAEIQNDESEDTIRISQPKEAKKIIKKNDKSYDRMADHIGYLPSVMISPYDSNLISDSGESRRKFLDSMISQTDSEYLFDLIQYQKTIQQRNALLKYFAKNRVWDKDSLEIYDDPITRFGTKIYIKRKSFVEKLNPIVKNFYHIISGGKETVSVLYESHLFEDTFKNLLKESLERDRMLTYTSKGIHKDDLLFEMDSVLIKKIGSQGQQKSFLISLKLAQMSLIKELTNKTPVLLLDDIFDKLDDSRVSQLIELVNQENFGQIFITDTHRERTESVVKKINEESIIFEI, from the coding sequence ATGATTATTAAGAAACTTTCCCTGTACAATTTCAAGAACCATTCTGAAAAAAAGTTTGAATTCTCCCCCCAAATCAATTGTTTTGTAGGAAATAACGGTGTGGGAAAAACCAATATTCTCGATGCACTTCATTATCTGTCTGTTGGGAAAAGTTTTTTGGGAAATACCGACTTTAATAATATCAAAACAGACGAAGACTTTTTCACCATTGATGCTGAAATTCAAAATGATGAAAGTGAAGATACTATCAGAATTTCTCAGCCGAAAGAAGCAAAAAAAATCATCAAGAAAAACGATAAAAGCTACGACAGAATGGCAGATCATATCGGATATCTGCCCAGTGTGATGATTTCTCCGTATGATTCTAACTTAATTTCAGATTCCGGAGAAAGCAGGCGAAAGTTTTTGGATTCGATGATTTCTCAAACCGATTCCGAATATCTTTTTGATTTAATTCAATACCAGAAAACGATTCAGCAAAGAAACGCTTTGTTAAAATATTTTGCCAAAAACAGAGTCTGGGATAAAGATTCATTAGAAATATATGATGATCCTATCACCAGATTCGGCACGAAAATTTACATTAAAAGGAAAAGTTTTGTTGAAAAACTAAATCCGATTGTTAAGAATTTTTATCATATAATTTCCGGTGGGAAAGAAACCGTTTCCGTGCTTTACGAATCACATTTATTTGAGGATACATTTAAAAATTTACTTAAAGAAAGCTTGGAAAGAGACAGAATGCTGACATATACCTCAAAAGGAATTCATAAAGATGATCTTCTTTTTGAAATGGATTCTGTTTTAATAAAAAAAATAGGTTCCCAAGGTCAGCAGAAATCGTTCTTAATTTCTTTGAAACTCGCACAAATGAGCCTTATAAAAGAGTTAACCAATAAAACACCCGTCCTTTTACTGGATGATATTTTTGATAAGCTAGATGACAGCCGGGTTTCTCAACTTATTGAATTGGTGAATCAGGAAAACTTCGGGCAGATTTTTATTACCGATACACACAGAGAGCGTACGGAAAGCGTTGTTAAAAAAATTAATGAGGAAAGTATAATTTTTGAAATTTAA
- a CDS encoding recombinase translates to MKFFNSSTNFKSVLKKYFSFKNETLSLEPFAELLESVKRADFIDVLDFFRNNPQFTENFKYYIHNIFTGRTFNLSLTEANILSENAFVPEFKKRILNKVLPPVVNERTVWYMIDNVSLRPKNDLKYFHNLPENEIDELFSILGVSDFIILPEVKKELLFSMNILSWRVTGSAMEVEVVRMAPEYRNFDNPFLALQNELEELAAEFDKNPELQLHSKDSRYKQIKIYIEQCLEFVNISFKNSSKYGISGKINQSLLKIRQQVQRIYEIVQLLVIDDEKSVLINSKYLVFNILRYKSHKNNISDLINDSTRLISHLITNHTAETGAHYITSTRKEYMTMFYKASGGGIIVGCLCVLKMLYGYVPGSDFSHAFLYSMNYAMGFVMIYLMGFTLATKQPAMTAATMTKVLAEEGNIKSNNTEFAHLVSKLFRSQFIAFVGNVLLSFPIALMIIYGFDVLFSQNLAVERSDKLLKDLDPFKSKAILHASIAGFYLFISGIISGNIGNNSVFYQIPERIAKNLSIRRFFGKKFAKGLSKYYAKNWPGIVSNFWFGVFLGATAPVGLFLGLDLDIRHITFAAGNFAIGLYGKDFSVDSYTFWISFITVFVIGFFNFLVSFSLSMFLAFRSRKLNFGQVSEIYKGIFKYFLKHPFKFFFPLRSGLDEKADKLMNSTMTTKSEDH, encoded by the coding sequence ATGAAATTCTTTAATTCCAGTACAAATTTTAAGTCAGTTCTTAAAAAATATTTTTCTTTTAAGAATGAAACCCTTTCTTTGGAACCGTTTGCCGAACTTTTGGAAAGCGTAAAAAGGGCGGATTTTATTGATGTGCTTGATTTTTTTAGGAATAATCCTCAGTTTACTGAAAATTTTAAATATTACATTCATAATATCTTTACTGGCAGAACCTTTAATTTGTCTTTAACGGAGGCAAATATTCTTTCGGAAAATGCTTTTGTTCCTGAATTTAAAAAACGGATTCTTAATAAAGTTCTCCCACCGGTTGTTAATGAAAGAACGGTTTGGTATATGATTGATAATGTCAGTTTAAGACCAAAAAATGATTTAAAATATTTTCATAATCTACCTGAAAATGAAATCGATGAACTCTTCAGTATTCTTGGAGTTTCAGATTTTATCATCCTGCCGGAAGTAAAAAAAGAATTGCTTTTTTCAATGAATATCCTCTCATGGCGGGTAACGGGATCGGCTATGGAAGTAGAAGTCGTAAGAATGGCTCCGGAATACCGAAACTTCGACAATCCTTTTCTTGCATTACAGAATGAACTTGAAGAATTGGCTGCTGAATTTGATAAAAATCCCGAATTGCAGCTACATTCAAAGGACAGTAGATATAAGCAGATTAAAATTTATATCGAACAATGCTTGGAGTTTGTAAATATTTCCTTTAAAAATTCATCCAAATATGGTATTTCAGGGAAGATTAATCAGTCTCTTCTAAAAATCCGTCAGCAGGTTCAGCGAATTTACGAGATCGTTCAGCTATTGGTAATTGATGATGAGAAAAGTGTTTTGATTAATTCTAAATATTTGGTTTTTAATATTTTAAGATATAAATCTCATAAAAATAATATCTCAGATCTTATTAATGACAGCACGAGGCTTATTTCACATTTAATTACCAATCATACAGCAGAAACGGGAGCGCATTACATCACTTCGACCCGTAAAGAATATATGACGATGTTCTACAAAGCCAGTGGTGGAGGGATTATTGTAGGTTGCTTATGCGTTTTGAAAATGCTGTACGGATATGTTCCGGGAAGTGATTTTTCGCATGCATTCTTGTACTCGATGAATTATGCAATGGGATTTGTGATGATTTATCTTATGGGGTTCACTTTGGCTACAAAACAGCCCGCAATGACGGCTGCAACAATGACTAAAGTATTGGCGGAAGAAGGAAATATAAAAAGCAATAATACAGAATTTGCGCATCTGGTCTCAAAATTATTCAGGAGTCAGTTTATAGCATTTGTAGGAAATGTGTTGCTGTCTTTTCCTATTGCCTTGATGATTATTTACGGTTTTGATGTTCTTTTCTCGCAAAATTTAGCCGTTGAAAGATCAGATAAATTATTGAAAGATCTAGATCCTTTTAAATCAAAAGCTATTCTTCATGCCAGTATTGCCGGGTTTTATCTCTTTATTTCCGGGATTATTTCGGGGAACATCGGAAACAATTCTGTCTTTTATCAAATACCGGAAAGAATTGCTAAAAACCTTTCTATCCGAAGATTTTTCGGTAAAAAATTTGCCAAAGGACTATCTAAATATTATGCCAAAAACTGGCCCGGAATTGTGTCCAATTTCTGGTTCGGAGTCTTTCTTGGGGCAACAGCTCCTGTCGGATTATTTTTAGGGTTGGATCTGGATATCCGTCACATCACGTTTGCTGCCGGAAACTTTGCGATAGGATTGTACGGGAAAGATTTTTCTGTTGATTCTTATACTTTCTGGATTTCTTTTATCACCGTTTTTGTTATTGGGTTCTTTAACTTTTTGGTAAGTTTCAGTTTATCTATGTTCTTGGCTTTCAGATCCAGAAAACTGAATTTTGGACAGGTAAGTGAAATTTATAAAGGAATTTTTAAATATTTTTTAAAGCATCCGTTCAAGTTTTTCTTTCCGTTAAGATCAGGGTTAGATGAAAAAGCAGATAAACTGATGAACAGTACGATGACTACAAAATCTGAAGATCATTAA
- the mtgA gene encoding monofunctional biosynthetic peptidoglycan transglycosylase, giving the protein MWKRIKQFIFIVLIVNVVFIVWGRFFNPPITITQIGGLFEYGRLQRDYVSYDEMGNNVKKAVIASEDQKFFIHDGFDYTAIEKAMKNNEKGKKLRGGSTISQQTAKNIFLWQGRSWLRKGLEAVYTFIIEKVWNKDIILERYLNSIEMGQGVFGIEAASQYYFGKSSKDLTSSEAAWIATVLPNPKKYDPKNPSAYLRKKHNWIMRQMRNVSLK; this is encoded by the coding sequence ATGTGGAAAAGAATTAAACAATTTATATTCATTGTTCTGATTGTGAACGTAGTGTTTATCGTTTGGGGAAGATTTTTCAATCCGCCGATCACGATTACACAAATAGGAGGGCTTTTCGAATACGGAAGATTACAGAGGGATTATGTTTCCTATGACGAAATGGGAAATAACGTAAAAAAAGCGGTTATTGCTTCTGAAGATCAAAAGTTTTTTATTCATGACGGTTTCGATTATACAGCTATCGAAAAGGCTATGAAAAACAATGAAAAAGGAAAAAAACTGAGAGGGGGAAGTACAATTTCTCAGCAGACGGCAAAAAATATTTTTCTTTGGCAGGGTAGAAGTTGGTTGAGGAAAGGGTTGGAAGCTGTTTACACTTTTATCATTGAAAAAGTATGGAACAAAGATATTATTCTTGAAAGATATCTGAATTCTATCGAAATGGGGCAAGGTGTTTTTGGTATTGAAGCGGCTTCACAGTATTATTTCGGGAAGTCTTCTAAAGATCTTACAAGCTCCGAAGCAGCTTGGATTGCAACGGTTTTACCTAATCCCAAAAAGTATGATCCAAAAAATCCATCAGCATATTTAAGAAAGAAACACAACTGGATTATGAGACAAATGAGGAATGTGAGTTTGAAATAG